Proteins from one Verrucomicrobiota bacterium genomic window:
- a CDS encoding acyltransferase, with translation MSFTDWFRTPNPPCTLSKPRNLALLDYLRCLAILLVVFRHLVGINFHWQLPWVYDVRDFSAYGLGSILVHLFYIGWAGVPLFFVVSGFCIHWSCLRLERFGMTRFFWQRFWRIYPAYITALILFTWVELKGNFNLAAGRQFFSHVFLIQNLSTTTFWGINGPFWSVAVEVQLYLLYPVLLAIRRRSGWRGCFLIAGSLSLLWRVFAVTRWGWPDHSVNPAMTSPLMTWADWMVGAWIAECYGANRRAFPPSRILLPIVFIGFLASTIYRPLTVFSFSLAGLSSAIWLDQMLHRKASAAFNSTPSAFVKRNAIRVGLISYSVYLWHEPILIHWHAFITQHAIGKLTGTSFTLLAVVIPIVFAIIVAYLSYRLIERPGIQLGRWLLERFTALPRPDSRILELAPSRPEAGIH, from the coding sequence GTGAGCTTTACCGACTGGTTCCGGACACCGAATCCACCGTGCACACTTTCAAAACCACGGAATCTGGCGTTACTCGATTACCTGCGTTGTCTGGCAATACTTCTGGTGGTTTTCCGACACCTGGTCGGAATAAATTTCCATTGGCAGTTACCCTGGGTTTACGATGTGCGCGACTTCAGTGCATACGGCCTCGGCTCGATACTGGTCCATCTTTTCTACATTGGGTGGGCCGGCGTCCCACTCTTTTTCGTTGTAAGCGGCTTCTGCATCCATTGGTCCTGCCTGCGTCTTGAACGATTCGGCATGACTCGCTTTTTCTGGCAACGATTCTGGCGCATTTATCCCGCCTATATTACCGCCTTGATTCTCTTCACCTGGGTGGAATTGAAAGGCAATTTCAATCTGGCCGCAGGCCGGCAGTTTTTCTCACACGTTTTCCTGATTCAGAATCTCTCTACGACTACTTTCTGGGGCATTAATGGTCCGTTTTGGAGCGTCGCCGTAGAGGTACAACTTTACCTGCTTTACCCCGTTCTACTTGCAATCAGACGGCGTTCAGGATGGCGCGGTTGTTTCCTCATTGCCGGTTCCTTGAGTCTCCTGTGGAGAGTATTTGCAGTCACGAGATGGGGATGGCCGGATCATAGTGTTAACCCGGCGATGACATCGCCCTTGATGACCTGGGCCGATTGGATGGTAGGCGCATGGATCGCTGAATGCTACGGAGCTAACCGCCGTGCGTTCCCGCCGAGCAGGATACTCCTGCCGATTGTCTTTATCGGCTTTCTTGCTAGTACGATCTATCGGCCGTTAACTGTTTTTAGCTTTTCTCTCGCCGGGTTGAGCTCGGCAATATGGCTGGACCAAATGCTTCATCGTAAAGCGTCGGCCGCATTTAACTCCACACCGTCGGCCTTTGTGAAAAGAAACGCCATCAGGGTTGGGCTGATCAGCTACTCCGTTTATCTCTGGCACGAACCGATTCTGATTCATTGGCATGCATTCATTACCCAGCACGCCATCGGAAAGTTAACCGGAACGAGCTTCACGTTGCTGGCTGTGGTAATACCAATTGTGTTTGCTATCATCGTCGCGTACCTGTCCTATCGCTTGATTGAAAGGCCCGGGATACAACTCGGGCGCTGGCTCTTGGAGCGCTTTACGGCGTTACCTCGACCGGATTCGAGAATTCTCGAACTCGCCCCGTCACGGCCCGAAGCTGGGATTCACTAA
- a CDS encoding glycosyltransferase family 2 protein codes for MASEMILSVALVTRNRPEQLERCLRSLSAAAEPPEEVVVSDDSDEAFAPSTREVAETFGCRYVRGPRRGLYANRNHAASQCRGTHVRTVDDDHEFPTGHWRRVRDAIAADPEAVWVIGEYYGWAQVKEPVPVAPEVQPRGFSLPPRNPDASMAISDGATVYPRRVFAENRMLERFVFGSVYLEFGARLKARGYRIRHLPTTYIIHHSGPVRSYDLPLVQVQTAFLAAALTYGVYFPSWRAILECWGYFTLRALANQVHLLLKGTEACKDRFGMVAWWKTAQLYLHYRALFLSGAWARFT; via the coding sequence ATGGCTTCAGAAATGATTCTGAGCGTGGCGTTGGTCACGCGCAATCGCCCGGAGCAGTTGGAACGCTGCTTGCGGAGCCTCAGTGCGGCGGCCGAACCGCCCGAGGAGGTAGTCGTATCCGACGACTCAGACGAGGCGTTCGCGCCGTCGACTCGGGAAGTCGCTGAGACGTTCGGATGCCGTTACGTGCGGGGCCCGCGCCGGGGTTTGTATGCGAACCGGAATCATGCCGCCAGCCAGTGCCGGGGAACGCACGTGCGGACGGTTGATGACGATCACGAATTTCCAACCGGCCATTGGCGGCGCGTGCGCGACGCTATAGCGGCCGACCCGGAAGCGGTGTGGGTGATCGGGGAATATTACGGCTGGGCTCAGGTGAAAGAGCCTGTCCCGGTGGCACCGGAGGTTCAACCCCGGGGATTTTCGTTGCCGCCCAGGAATCCGGATGCCTCGATGGCAATTTCGGACGGGGCCACCGTTTATCCCCGCCGGGTTTTTGCGGAAAACCGCATGCTGGAGCGGTTTGTCTTCGGCAGCGTATACCTGGAATTTGGCGCCCGGCTCAAAGCGCGTGGTTATCGAATCCGCCACCTTCCAACCACCTACATCATCCATCACAGTGGGCCGGTTCGCAGTTATGACCTGCCGTTGGTCCAGGTCCAAACGGCGTTTCTGGCCGCCGCGCTGACTTACGGAGTTTATTTTCCATCATGGCGCGCGATCCTCGAGTGCTGGGGATACTTTACGCTACGCGCCCTGGCTAATCAGGTGCACTTGCTGCTCAAGGGCACCGAGGCCTGCAAGGACAGGTTTGGCATGGTGGCATGGTGGAAGACGGCCCAACTCTATCTCCATTACCGCGCGCTATTCCTTTCGGGAGCGTGGGCCCGGTTTACGTAA
- a CDS encoding FkbM family methyltransferase, with amino-acid sequence MIQFARFYGHSVLRSRLDAKSVVVDLGSNRGAFATAVLTAAGCKVYCAEPNPQLCEGLARRAGLTVFNVAIAPVSGRLRFNLADNDECSSLFSPTTSAVSSAIECEALTLAGFLDRTGVTHVDLLKIDIEGAELALLANTDASVLACVDQIAVEFHESIGIGTVQDIRNIVRRLEGLGFRAFKGSFTDFSDVLFMHPGRLGLGPGWEWQAQVWRLREGFGRRLDRAWRGAVTWRIPGLGRV; translated from the coding sequence ATGATACAGTTTGCCAGGTTTTACGGACACTCGGTGCTGCGAAGCCGGCTGGATGCGAAATCGGTAGTAGTCGATCTCGGCAGCAACCGAGGCGCGTTTGCTACGGCCGTTTTGACAGCCGCCGGATGTAAGGTTTACTGTGCAGAACCCAACCCCCAATTATGCGAGGGGCTTGCCCGGCGAGCGGGCCTGACGGTCTTCAACGTGGCTATCGCGCCAGTGTCGGGGCGCCTCCGTTTTAACCTGGCCGATAACGACGAGTGCTCTTCCCTGTTCAGTCCGACCACGTCGGCCGTAAGTTCGGCGATTGAATGTGAGGCACTGACCTTGGCCGGCTTTTTGGATCGGACCGGCGTCACGCACGTCGATTTACTCAAGATCGATATCGAGGGCGCCGAGTTGGCGCTGTTGGCGAACACAGACGCTTCGGTCCTGGCTTGTGTCGATCAGATTGCAGTGGAGTTTCATGAAAGCATCGGAATCGGCACCGTACAGGATATCCGGAACATCGTCCGTCGTTTGGAGGGTCTTGGTTTTCGGGCCTTCAAAGGTTCCTTTACCGACTTCAGCGACGTGCTTTTTATGCATCCCGGGCGTTTGGGGCTGGGGCCCGGTTGGGAGTGGCAGGCGCAAGTCTGGCGATTGCGTGAGGGGTTCGGGCGGCGATTGGACCGGGCTTGGAGGGGAGCGGTTACCTGGCGCATCCCTGGCCTCGGCCGGGTTTGA
- a CDS encoding glycosyltransferase family 4 protein, which produces MNSPWTERMGVPRVSIELTRQLQRLGHRCSHYAWEQAFPRGLGKWNRYFDVSLFQWRLLDFLRRQGRNFDVVQLESNLGPFPRAAYGFDGIMVAKSNGLPLFYERWHRSAERRLMRQTGQRGTWGGNFLRKAGRLASGGRWGAALRTFSTADLIHVLNSEEQAVLTDEFGFGDKAVIVPNGLSEGFSAALRATSVPVIRAASNVVTFVGTWGLRKGQAEFPSLVRRVRRTNPKVSFHLLGTGVSEGRVKSAFDPCDRAAVVVRPFYSPEQLPALLAEAKVAVFPSYVEGFPLGVLEMMAAGLPVVAWDAPGVRTLVREVNPALLVPVGDVDATAAALLNFLNLPADDYVSLCAASLDAAGSYTWRRSAACFLNSLEPLLTQEPPVGRRGRIR; this is translated from the coding sequence GTGAACTCACCCTGGACGGAGCGGATGGGTGTGCCGCGGGTGAGCATAGAATTAACCCGTCAGCTCCAGCGGCTCGGGCACCGGTGTTCGCATTACGCTTGGGAACAGGCGTTCCCGCGAGGACTGGGCAAATGGAACCGCTATTTTGACGTTTCCCTCTTTCAGTGGCGCCTGCTGGATTTCTTGAGGAGGCAGGGGCGCAACTTCGACGTCGTTCAGTTGGAGAGTAATCTGGGCCCGTTCCCACGGGCGGCGTACGGCTTTGACGGGATCATGGTGGCCAAGAGCAATGGGCTGCCGCTCTTCTACGAGCGCTGGCACCGGTCGGCTGAGCGGCGCCTCATGCGGCAGACCGGACAGCGCGGCACCTGGGGCGGGAACTTTCTCCGCAAGGCGGGCCGTTTGGCTTCGGGAGGCCGCTGGGGCGCCGCTTTACGAACGTTTTCAACCGCAGATCTGATTCACGTACTGAATAGCGAGGAACAGGCGGTGCTCACTGACGAGTTCGGTTTCGGCGACAAAGCCGTCATCGTTCCCAACGGCCTGTCCGAGGGCTTCTCGGCGGCCCTTCGTGCCACGAGCGTGCCAGTGATTCGCGCCGCATCCAACGTGGTGACATTTGTGGGCACGTGGGGGCTGCGCAAAGGCCAGGCGGAGTTTCCATCGCTTGTCCGCAGGGTGCGCAGGACGAATCCGAAGGTATCATTTCACCTCCTGGGAACCGGCGTCAGCGAAGGCCGGGTGAAATCCGCGTTTGATCCTTGCGACCGCGCTGCGGTCGTCGTGCGCCCGTTCTATTCGCCGGAACAGCTCCCGGCGCTTCTGGCCGAGGCCAAAGTGGCCGTGTTTCCAAGTTATGTCGAAGGCTTTCCGTTAGGCGTGCTGGAAATGATGGCTGCGGGTCTGCCGGTCGTGGCCTGGGATGCTCCGGGGGTTCGCACCCTAGTGCGTGAAGTCAATCCGGCGCTTCTGGTTCCTGTCGGTGACGTTGACGCGACGGCCGCTGCATTGCTGAATTTCCTCAACCTGCCGGCGGATGACTACGTGTCGTTGTGCGCCGCGAGCCTGGACGCAGCCGGTAGTTATACCTGGCGGCGCAGTGCGGCCTGTTTCTTAAACTCTTTGGAACCGCTTCTAACTCAAGAACCGCCGGTGGGGCGCAGGGGAAGGATCCGCTGA
- a CDS encoding polysaccharide biosynthesis tyrosine autokinase gives MSEPMPVQRHLMQDFVKGGGKDFDVKRYYHLVVANLPFIGVVITLSVAGAFAWVSRQPKEYGSRVVIQIEQEEQRILSKVEDLQPQHLNSDDYLNTIVQSMTNQTLMLRVAREVGLDRDPRLFPPRPDGKPYSDSAIAGAASKRVKAALRRGTRLMDISVEDEEPERAQRIADAVFHQFLRQNFEQQMTVANVATRFLQEQADQQKAKVESIEHELQTYREEHKAVSLDQNQNIVADKLRDLNGKVTAAKDARIRLDTDLEQLRRVRPDDTDGILHISSVAALPQVSQLRAQIVTVQAEFNALQKRYGRNHPRYIQAITTIQGLQDSLRRTLQDVGNILTTRFSEAKATETQLTAALHDQENEALNLSKIAIPYNVLQRNLASERALYDSLVTRIGETNISSGMDKSPFRLVEAPTVSWVPVKPEKVKTLLIALVFSLLVSVVIIVALDSMDDTLRSVDQAEEFLGMPALAVIPEEKRKSNIALPLTVVDEPRSRQAEAFRTIRASVSLLGPEETRKIFLFTSAVPSEGKTFTSLNTAAAFAVENLKTVVVEADLRMPTLHKAFKDIANRETPGLSDLLAGNVPLDEVLVQSRVPNLFLLFAGRKAPNPAELLSGKAFSELIKTLSERFDRVVIDSPPLTAVSDTLTIIRAAHYVCLVVRPAKTPKKAIARCAHLIHSAGGKLAGFFLNRVNFKVGASYYYYYYGDRYYADNGR, from the coding sequence ATGAGTGAACCGATGCCGGTGCAACGGCACCTGATGCAGGATTTCGTGAAGGGTGGGGGCAAGGACTTCGACGTAAAACGTTACTACCACTTGGTTGTAGCCAACCTGCCGTTTATCGGGGTGGTGATCACGTTGAGCGTGGCGGGGGCATTCGCGTGGGTATCACGGCAGCCGAAAGAATACGGCTCGCGCGTCGTCATCCAGATTGAGCAGGAGGAACAACGGATCTTGAGCAAGGTGGAAGACCTCCAGCCGCAGCACCTGAACAGCGACGATTACCTCAACACCATCGTCCAATCGATGACCAACCAAACGCTTATGCTGCGGGTGGCCAGAGAGGTTGGGTTGGACCGGGACCCGAGGCTGTTTCCACCCCGGCCTGACGGGAAGCCGTACAGCGACTCCGCCATTGCCGGTGCGGCATCCAAGCGGGTAAAAGCCGCCTTGCGGCGCGGGACCCGGCTGATGGATATCTCCGTGGAGGACGAAGAGCCGGAGCGGGCCCAGCGCATTGCCGACGCCGTTTTCCACCAGTTTTTGCGCCAGAACTTCGAGCAGCAGATGACGGTCGCCAACGTTGCCACGCGCTTCCTGCAGGAGCAGGCAGACCAGCAAAAGGCAAAGGTCGAGAGCATCGAGCACGAACTGCAGACGTACCGCGAGGAGCACAAAGCCGTGTCGCTCGACCAGAATCAGAACATCGTGGCCGACAAGCTAAGAGACCTCAATGGTAAGGTCACGGCTGCCAAGGATGCGCGGATCCGTTTGGACACCGATCTGGAGCAGTTGCGCCGGGTTCGCCCCGATGACACCGACGGGATCCTCCATATTTCCAGCGTAGCGGCCCTCCCGCAGGTATCCCAGCTCAGGGCGCAGATTGTAACGGTCCAGGCGGAGTTCAACGCGCTGCAAAAGCGTTATGGTCGCAACCACCCGAGGTACATCCAGGCCATTACCACAATTCAGGGTTTACAGGACTCGTTACGCCGCACCCTGCAGGACGTCGGCAACATTCTCACGACCCGGTTTTCCGAGGCCAAGGCAACCGAAACCCAGTTGACGGCGGCTTTGCACGATCAGGAGAACGAGGCGCTTAACCTGAGCAAGATCGCCATTCCCTACAACGTCCTGCAGCGTAACCTGGCCTCGGAGCGCGCGCTTTACGACTCGCTGGTGACGCGCATCGGTGAAACCAACATCAGCAGCGGGATGGATAAAAGCCCATTCCGGCTGGTGGAAGCGCCCACGGTTTCCTGGGTACCGGTGAAACCGGAAAAGGTCAAAACCCTTCTGATCGCACTCGTGTTCTCTCTGCTTGTTTCGGTCGTCATCATCGTCGCATTGGACTCAATGGACGACACCCTTCGTTCGGTGGACCAGGCAGAAGAATTTCTGGGCATGCCGGCGCTGGCCGTGATCCCCGAAGAGAAACGCAAAAGTAATATCGCATTGCCTTTGACGGTGGTGGATGAACCCAGGTCGCGCCAGGCGGAAGCGTTCCGGACCATTCGCGCGTCGGTGTCGCTCCTCGGGCCCGAGGAGACGCGTAAAATCTTCCTGTTTACCAGCGCCGTGCCTTCTGAAGGCAAGACGTTCACCTCGCTTAACACGGCGGCGGCGTTCGCGGTTGAGAACCTTAAAACGGTGGTGGTGGAGGCCGACTTGCGCATGCCTACGTTGCACAAGGCATTCAAAGACATCGCGAATCGTGAGACCCCGGGTTTGAGCGACCTGCTTGCCGGCAACGTTCCGCTGGACGAGGTGCTGGTACAGAGCCGGGTTCCCAACCTTTTCCTGCTCTTCGCGGGACGCAAGGCGCCGAACCCGGCGGAACTCTTGTCCGGAAAAGCGTTTAGCGAATTGATCAAAACATTGTCGGAACGATTTGACCGTGTGGTCATCGACAGTCCCCCGCTCACCGCCGTGAGCGATACCCTTACCATTATCCGGGCAGCTCACTACGTCTGCCTGGTCGTGCGCCCGGCGAAAACACCGAAGAAAGCGATCGCCCGATGCGCGCACCTGATCCATTCGGCGGGCGGAAAGTTGGCCGGCTTTTTCCTGAACCGGGTTAACTTCAAAGTCGGCGCGAGCTATTACTATTACTACTACGGCGACCGGTACTATGCAGACAACGGCCGCTAA
- a CDS encoding polysaccharide export protein yields the protein MVTVGLVAAACPGWGQQTENYRLAPNDILYFGIFGEPDTVADIRVAGDGTANFPFLRSVRIGGLTVAQASETLRDAYIRQEYFVNPQVNLGVRSYGKRTFTVLGQVQKPGTYDIVGNESVSLLGAVGMAGGYTRIANRAAVTVRRNEGGQEQRIRLDGRDGASSANGPDFKIHPGDVITVGESIF from the coding sequence TTGGTAACAGTTGGACTTGTCGCGGCGGCGTGCCCCGGTTGGGGTCAGCAGACGGAAAATTATCGTCTGGCGCCCAATGATATCCTGTATTTCGGGATCTTCGGCGAACCTGACACGGTAGCCGATATCCGCGTTGCGGGAGATGGCACGGCAAATTTTCCATTTCTTAGATCGGTCCGGATTGGTGGGCTGACCGTAGCCCAGGCGAGCGAAACGTTGCGAGACGCCTACATCCGGCAGGAATACTTTGTCAATCCGCAGGTGAACCTGGGGGTCCGTTCCTATGGTAAACGGACCTTCACGGTGCTGGGTCAGGTTCAAAAGCCGGGGACCTACGACATAGTGGGTAACGAGTCCGTTTCCCTGTTGGGAGCGGTCGGTATGGCCGGAGGCTATACTCGTATCGCCAATCGGGCGGCGGTCACCGTGCGCCGGAACGAAGGTGGCCAGGAACAACGGATCCGCTTGGATGGACGCGATGGCGCCAGCAGCGCTAACGGCCCGGATTTCAAGATTCACCCGGGAGACGTCATCACGGTCGGGGAATCGATTTTCTAA
- a CDS encoding Uma2 family endonuclease, whose protein sequence is MSVPTLRRTFPEQHAVNRQVWERLIDDPSLNDVLEKIETDRDGNLIMSPPPRTPHRIRQHHINQLLERQLPEGGSFTEGAVSTPEGVKVADAVWYRAENARTLETADVSLPEFAPDICVEVRSKRNSKRDIQKKTDAYFGAGVQEVWVSDLDGTMTFYSREGLLEHSAICPAFPRHIPTTFLR, encoded by the coding sequence ATGAGCGTACCCACTCTCCGTCGGACCTTTCCCGAGCAGCACGCCGTGAACCGCCAGGTATGGGAAAGGCTCATTGACGATCCAAGCCTCAACGACGTGCTCGAGAAGATCGAGACCGACCGCGACGGCAATCTGATCATGAGTCCCCCACCGAGAACGCCGCATCGCATCCGCCAGCACCACATCAACCAGTTATTGGAGCGACAGCTGCCCGAAGGTGGTTCATTTACCGAGGGGGCCGTCTCCACCCCGGAGGGGGTCAAGGTTGCCGACGCGGTGTGGTACCGGGCGGAGAACGCTCGGACCTTGGAAACCGCGGACGTTAGCCTTCCGGAGTTCGCGCCGGATATTTGCGTCGAGGTGCGATCGAAGCGCAACAGCAAGCGCGACATCCAGAAGAAAACAGACGCGTACTTCGGCGCGGGCGTCCAGGAAGTCTGGGTATCTGACCTGGATGGCACAATGACCTTTTACAGCCGGGAAGGCTTGCTGGAACATTCGGCCATCTGCCCCGCCTTTCCCCGGCACATTCCGACCACGTTTCTGCGCTGA
- a CDS encoding class I SAM-dependent methyltransferase yields MNIAEKEAIEIDFWKASDIESPESQSIVNILTKCAEARVFVEKLQAFGPIFSGAGSILELGGGQGWASCIVKRFYPAARVVTTDISPAAVASLPKWEHVYQVKIEEGLACRSYSTPFPDNSFDVIFVYCAAHHFIRHRSVLREIKRVLRPDGTALYLHEPACRAYIYRLACLRVNRRRPEVPEDVIRFREIESIAKDLGLTVETHFAPSLINRGPAETIYYLGLRCLPFLQKVLPCSVDMVIRKG; encoded by the coding sequence GTGAATATTGCTGAGAAAGAAGCCATTGAGATAGATTTCTGGAAGGCCTCTGACATCGAAAGTCCGGAGAGCCAGTCAATAGTAAACATTCTCACCAAGTGTGCCGAGGCACGGGTGTTTGTCGAGAAGCTCCAGGCCTTTGGGCCCATTTTCTCAGGAGCAGGCAGCATCCTGGAACTGGGCGGGGGGCAAGGGTGGGCTTCGTGCATCGTCAAGCGCTTCTATCCGGCTGCTCGTGTGGTCACGACCGACATCAGCCCGGCTGCCGTTGCATCACTCCCAAAATGGGAGCACGTATACCAGGTCAAGATTGAAGAAGGGCTGGCGTGCCGCAGCTATAGCACCCCATTTCCTGATAATTCTTTCGACGTGATTTTCGTCTATTGCGCAGCGCATCACTTCATCAGGCATCGGAGCGTGTTGCGGGAGATCAAACGTGTTCTGCGACCTGATGGAACTGCGCTCTATTTGCATGAACCAGCCTGCCGCGCCTACATTTATCGGCTCGCTTGCCTGCGGGTGAATCGAAGACGTCCTGAGGTACCCGAAGACGTAATCCGATTTCGCGAGATTGAATCAATTGCCAAGGATTTGGGGTTGACGGTCGAAACGCATTTTGCCCCGTCGCTTATCAATCGCGGCCCTGCCGAAACGATATATTACCTGGGATTGCGTTGCCTCCCGTTCCTTCAGAAGGTCCTGCCCTGTTCGGTTGACATGGTAATCAGGAAAGGCTGA
- a CDS encoding outer membrane beta-barrel protein has protein sequence MSLALPGGASTGTGRDAGNKLWRLHPSFGLGVTYDDNIFISHDHKQSDEIFTLSGGLAFEMGDYRNLRENYLLAQYRADAFFFSRFSGEDSVNQFGALRTQFRFSKLTLQTDTQFQYLTGADRSVGTFADHYFIGNAVRLLDDISEKTQAFLAFEQSTNLYPSYLSSYEYILRGGADYQITPKIKLGGEGVVGAVDQEASPLSIYGQLNLRVNYEWTEKFSLQLSAGGEARNYRGDGTSITPVFSLGATWRPFVDTAVSVTGFRNVNASPLYASTNYVATGVAVSLSQLWFHRLTTGVAVGYENDSYQSETSGSTFGSRREDNYFHVTPTLSYNLNKWLSATLSYEFRRDGSNQHLVSFTDNRVTFRLGISF, from the coding sequence TTGAGCTTAGCGCTCCCGGGAGGGGCGAGCACCGGCACGGGCCGAGACGCCGGAAACAAGCTCTGGCGGCTGCACCCTAGCTTTGGCCTCGGCGTCACCTACGACGACAACATTTTTATCTCCCACGACCACAAGCAGTCCGACGAGATCTTTACCCTCTCCGGAGGGCTGGCCTTTGAAATGGGGGATTACCGCAACCTGCGCGAGAACTACCTCTTGGCGCAGTACCGTGCGGACGCGTTTTTCTTCTCCCGCTTCTCCGGGGAGGATTCCGTTAACCAGTTTGGCGCCCTCCGGACGCAGTTCCGCTTTTCCAAGCTGACGTTACAAACCGATACGCAGTTCCAATACCTGACGGGTGCCGATCGTAGTGTGGGGACCTTCGCCGACCACTATTTTATCGGTAACGCCGTCCGGCTATTGGATGACATCAGCGAGAAAACCCAGGCGTTTCTCGCGTTCGAGCAGAGTACAAATCTTTATCCCAGCTATCTTAGTTCTTATGAGTACATCCTCCGGGGCGGCGCTGATTATCAGATCACCCCGAAGATCAAGCTGGGAGGCGAGGGCGTTGTTGGTGCGGTAGACCAGGAAGCCAGCCCATTGTCGATTTACGGACAGTTGAACCTGCGGGTAAACTACGAGTGGACCGAAAAATTCTCTCTGCAGCTGAGCGCCGGCGGCGAGGCTCGGAACTACCGTGGGGATGGAACGAGCATCACGCCGGTATTCTCTCTCGGCGCCACCTGGCGGCCCTTCGTGGACACTGCCGTAAGCGTCACCGGTTTTCGCAACGTGAACGCCTCGCCGCTCTACGCCAGCACCAATTACGTTGCCACCGGCGTGGCGGTGTCCCTTAGCCAACTCTGGTTTCACCGGTTGACCACCGGGGTCGCGGTCGGCTATGAAAACGATTCTTACCAATCAGAAACTTCAGGATCGACGTTCGGGTCCAGGCGCGAGGACAATTATTTCCATGTGACGCCGACGCTGTCGTACAACCTCAACAAGTGGTTGTCTGCAACGCTCTCCTACGAGTTCAGAAGGGACGGATCCAACCAGCATTTGGTCAGTTTCACGGATAATCGGGTGACCTTCCGGCTAGGTATTTCTTTCTAA
- a CDS encoding O-antigen ligase family protein, with protein sequence MSIEWAVAALLILPALCLSAQNSPALVDYAILVYAFNREIRRVVDWYQGAFNPFSPISLTPLLIIALLLAPFLSRLRRLHAIPKQAFFLLFVAIGYGTFVGLARNGFAAIYATAEYLSPVALMGYAAVSQADERTSDRWLKTAGWATLAACAYGWYQYLTIPPWDAFWVQSVGFVGYLGKLAPTEMCVFSTFGERGICAAFLALSAIPMLVSRRWRLLLGWPEGLFILSVILLTLVRTGIILVGLGVILYPMLNRGKGAARLALALASLGAAAAFGFDHLPGAERINDRFSTLQNMREDASYQGRLGIAQYGAQMALSNPVGFGIGFAGLGGRLNGKSGDATGAIAVDNGYIEVLSSLGVPGMFCLTVALVMLWRYLTMCTRYGLRDDYFALARGFFVVFLIGMMVTNFFNGLTVMWIALGRALSPMMLHKLQMAPEYDSPELLAEGLHPQRIP encoded by the coding sequence ATGAGCATTGAATGGGCCGTTGCCGCCCTCCTCATCCTGCCCGCGCTCTGCCTCTCAGCCCAGAACTCACCCGCCTTGGTGGATTACGCGATTCTGGTCTACGCATTTAACCGCGAGATCCGGCGCGTTGTTGACTGGTATCAGGGAGCTTTCAACCCGTTCTCACCGATCAGCCTGACACCACTGCTTATCATTGCGCTTTTGCTCGCTCCCTTCCTGAGCCGGCTTCGACGATTGCACGCCATCCCTAAACAGGCGTTTTTCCTCCTCTTTGTTGCCATCGGTTACGGCACTTTCGTCGGACTCGCCCGCAATGGGTTCGCCGCGATTTACGCCACGGCGGAGTACCTCTCGCCGGTAGCGCTCATGGGTTACGCCGCTGTAAGCCAGGCCGATGAACGGACCTCGGATCGCTGGCTCAAGACGGCTGGGTGGGCAACGCTCGCAGCTTGCGCCTACGGGTGGTACCAATACCTGACGATTCCTCCCTGGGACGCCTTTTGGGTGCAGTCGGTCGGCTTCGTCGGCTACCTGGGCAAACTCGCCCCGACCGAGATGTGCGTCTTTTCTACTTTCGGTGAACGCGGAATATGCGCGGCGTTCCTGGCGCTCAGCGCCATCCCGATGCTGGTCTCTCGCCGGTGGCGGCTCCTGCTCGGCTGGCCGGAAGGACTTTTCATCCTTTCGGTAATCCTCCTCACGCTGGTCCGCACGGGTATTATTCTGGTGGGCTTGGGCGTCATACTCTACCCCATGCTGAACCGCGGCAAGGGAGCCGCTCGACTGGCGTTGGCTCTGGCCAGCCTGGGCGCCGCCGCCGCGTTCGGCTTTGACCACTTGCCGGGTGCGGAGCGCATCAACGATCGCTTTTCAACGTTGCAAAATATGCGGGAAGACGCCTCCTACCAAGGTCGTCTGGGCATTGCCCAATACGGAGCACAAATGGCCCTCTCAAATCCGGTCGGATTCGGCATCGGTTTCGCAGGGCTTGGCGGTCGCCTCAACGGGAAGTCAGGCGATGCAACGGGAGCCATCGCTGTCGACAACGGCTACATTGAAGTGTTGTCTTCTTTGGGTGTCCCCGGGATGTTCTGTCTTACCGTCGCCCTCGTCATGCTCTGGCGCTACCTGACTATGTGCACACGCTACGGGCTGCGGGACGACTATTTTGCCTTGGCCCGTGGCTTTTTCGTCGTGTTTCTAATCGGCATGATGGTCACCAACTTTTTCAATGGGCTGACCGTCATGTGGATTGCCCTTGGCCGCGCGCTCTCCCCGATGATGCTGCACAAACTGCAGATGGCACCGGAATACGACTCGCCGGAGCTTCTGGCGGAAGGACTACATCCCCAACGCATCCCGTAA